From one Triticum aestivum cultivar Chinese Spring chromosome 4B, IWGSC CS RefSeq v2.1, whole genome shotgun sequence genomic stretch:
- the LOC123093955 gene encoding pre-mRNA-splicing factor ATP-dependent RNA helicase DEAH1 isoform X1 yields MASDKQLRDWVSDKLMSIQGFSTSVLVHYVIGLAKDSSSAGDLVGKLVEYGFSSSAETSSFAADIYAKVPRKGRGVSNYQKQEREAAKLVKKQSTYKLLADEDDDEVDNHTASSASASSKSRKHFRRKAQDQDDGKDDDETTAHVSERSVRRRTEEVDDEDGDDTLDEEQEILRDQQERAQLEKNMRERDAVHTRKLMERQLSKEEQEELTRRSQALDKNDTSDLRNFSRQAYLQKRRDKKIDEIRDEILDHEYIFQDVKLTPAEENDFRYKKKIYDLVKEHVESADDVAEYKMPEAYDMGEGVNQEKRFSVAMQRYKDPEGKDKMNPFAEQEAWEEHQIGKSKLEFGSKDRKRSSNEYQFVFDDQIDFVKSSVIEGTQFEDDSDQETIDAKDILKRELQDERKTLPIYKFRDELLKAVDEYQVIVIVGETGSGKTTQIPQYLHEAGYTARGKVACTQPRRVAAMSVAARVSQEMGVKLGHEVGYSIRFEDCTSEKTMIKYMTDGMLLREFLGEPDLAGYSVVMVDEAHERTLSTDILFGLVKDIARFRPDLKLLISSATLDAEKFSDYFDSAPIFKIPGRRYPVEVHYTKAPEADYIDAAIVTILQIHVTQPPGDILVFLTGQEEIETVDEILKHKTRGLGTKIPELNICPIYANLPTELQAKIFEITPEGSRKVVLATNIAETSLTIDGIKYVIDPGFCKIKSYNPRTGMESLLINPISKASANQRAGRSGRTGPGKCFRLYTSYNYMHDLEDNTVPEIQRTNLANVVLTLKSLGIHDLVNFDFMDPPPSEALLKALEQLFALSALNSRGELTKTGRRMAEFPLDPMLSKMIVASEKYKCSDEVMSIASMLSIGNSIFYRPKDKQVHADNARLNFHTGNVGDHIALLNVYNSWRETDFSTQWCYENYIQVRSMKRARDIRDQLEGLMERVEIEVCSNASDLDAIKKAITSGFFHHSARLQKNGSYRTVKNPQTVFIHPSSGLAQLLPRWVIYHELVLTTKEYMRQVTELKPEWLVEIAPHYYQLKDVDDAGSKKLPKGQGRAAL; encoded by the exons ATGGCGAGCGACAAGCAGCTCAGGGACTGGGTCTCCGACAAGCTCATGTCCATCCAGGGCTTCTCGACGAGCGTCCTCGTGCACTACGTCATCGGCCTAG CCAAGGACTCCTCCTCCGCCGGCGATCTCGTGGGGAAGCTCGTGGAGTACGGCTTCTCCTCGTCCGCCGAGACGAGCAGCTTCGCCGCCGACATCTACGCCAAGGTCCCCCGCAAGGGCAGGGGCGTCAGT AATTACCAGAAGCAGGAAAGGGAGGCAGCAAAGCTTGTGAAGAAGCAAAGCACTTACAAGTTGTTGGCCGATGAGGACGATGACGAGGTTGACAACCACacggcgagctcggcgagcgcGTCCTCCAAGAGCAGGAAGCATTTTAGGAGGAAGGCTCAAGACCAAGATGATGGGAAGGATGATGAT GAAACAACAGCACATGTTTCTGAGAGGAGTGTCCGAAGGAGAACAGAAGAGGTGGATGATGAAGACGGCGACGACACTCTGGAC GAAGAACAAGAAATTTTAAGAGATCAGCAGGAAAGGGCTCAGCTAGAGAAGAACATGAGGGAAAGAGATGCAGTACACACTCGAAAG TTGATGGAGCGGCAGTTATCTAAGGAAGAACAAG aggAGCTTACCAGAAGATCACAAGCACTGGATAAGAATGACACTTCAGATCTGAG AAATTTTTCAAGGCAAGCGTACTTGCAAAAGCGAAGGGATAAAAAAATTGATGAGATTCG GGACGAAATTCTCGATCATGAATACATTTTTCAGGACGTGAAACTGACCCCAGCAGAAGAAAATGACTTCAG ATACAAGAAGAAGATTTATGATCTTGTTAAGGAGCATGTTGAGAGTGCAGATGATGTTGCTGAG TACAAAATGCCTGAAGCTTATGACATGGGTGAAGGTGTTAATCAAGAAAAGAGATTCTCGGTAGCAATGCAGCGATACAA AGATCCTGAGGGCAAAGATAAAATGAATCCTTTTGCTGAACAGGAAGCATGGGAAGAACATCAAATAG GAAAGTCTAAACTGGAATTTGGATCGAAAGACAGGAAGCGGTCTTCTAATGAATACCA GTTTGTATTTGATGATCAAATTGATTTTGTTAAATCATCGGTCATAGAAGGAACACAG TTTGAAGATGATTCAGACCAAGAGACCATTGATGCAAAAGATATTCTTAAAAGGGAGCTCCAG GATGAGCGGAAAACCCTTCCAATCTATAAATTCAGAGATGAACTGCTCAAGGCTGTTGATGAATATCAG GTTATTGTCATAGTGGGAGAAACCGGCTCTGGTAAAACGACGCAAATACCTCAATATCTTCATGAAGCTGGATACACAGCAAGAGGAAAG GTTGCTTGTACACAACCTCGTCGAGTGGCAGCTATGAGCGTTGCAGCAAGGGTTTCTCAAGAGATGGGTGTTAAATTGGGACACGAG GTTGGTTACTCCATAAGGTTTGAGGATTGCACCTCAGAGAAAACAATGATTAAATACATGACTGATGGAATGCTTTTGAGGGAGTTTCTTGGAGAACCAGATTTGGCTGGCTATAG TGTTGTCATGGTTGATGAGGCTCATGAGCGCACGCTGTCTACTGATATCTTGTTTGGTCTGGTGAAG GACATTGCTAGGTTTCGCCCAGACCTGAAGTTGCTCATTTCAAGTGCAACCCTTGACGCAGAAAAATTTAGCGACTACTTTGATTCAGCTCCTATTTTCAAGATTCCTGGGAGGCGATACCCTGTTGAAGTACATTATACAAAAGCTCCAGAAGCAGATTACATTGATGCTGCCATTGTCACTATTTTACAGATACATGTGACTCAGCCCCCTGGTGATATCCTAGTGTTCCTTACAGGACAGGAAGAAATTGAAACAGTTGATGAAATCCTGAAACACAAAACAAGGGGTTTAGGCACAAAGATTCCGGAGCTAAATATATGCCCTATTTATGCAAATCTGCCTACTGAACTTCAAGCGAAGATCTTTGAGATAACCCCCGAGGGTTCTCGGAAAGTGGTCCTGGCCACTAATATAGCAGAGACTTCATTAACCATTGATGGTATAAAATATGTTATTGACCCAGGTTTTTGCAAGATCAAGTCATACAACCCTCGTACAGGGATGGAATCCCTGCTTATCAATCCTATCTCAAAGGCATCAGCAAACCAGAGGGCAGGAAGATCTGGACGGACAGGACCAGGAAAATGTTTCCGTCTGTACACAAGTTATAACTACATGCATGATCTTGAGGATAATACTGTTCCAGAGATACAAAGAACCAACCTTGCAAATGTTGTTCTTACACTTAAGAGTCTTGGCATTCATGACTTGGTTAATTTTGATTTTATGGACCCACCTCCTTCAGAGGCCTTATTGAAGGCCCTGGAACAACTTTTTGCTCTCAGTGCACTCAACAGTCGTGGAGAGTTGACCAAGACTGGAAGACGAATGGCAGAGTTTCCACTAGATCCTATGCTGTCAAAGATGATAGTAGCTTCAGAGAAATATAAGTGTTCTGATGAGGTCATGTCCATTGCATCAATGTTGTCGATCGGAAATTCTATATTCTACCGTCCGAAGGACAAACAGGTTCATGCAGATAATGCAAGATTGAACTTCCACACTGGGAACGTCGGGGACCACATAGCATTACTCAAT GTCTATAACTCATGGAGAGAAACAGACTTCTCGACTCAATGGTGTTATGAAAATTATATCCAG GTCCGCAGCATGAAGAGAGCAAGAGACATTCGAGATCAACTGGAGGGACTTATGGAGAGAGTTGAGATTGAGGTCTGTTCAAATGCTAGTGACTTGGATGCTATTAAAAAGGCCATAACATCCG GTTTCTTCCACCATTCTGCACGGTTGCAGAAGAATGGTTCATATAGAACTGTCAAGAACCCTCAGACGGTCTTTATCCACCCTAGTTCAGGATTAGCACAG CTACTTCCTCGCTGGGTAATATACCACGAACTAGTTCTCACGACAAAAGAGTACATGCGTCAG GTGACGGAACTGAAGCCCGAATGGCTGGTGGAAATCGCGCCACACTACTACCAACTAAAAGATGTGGACGACG CTGGTTCAAAGAAGCTGCCCAAGGGCCAAGGACGAGCCGCATTGTAG
- the LOC123093955 gene encoding pre-mRNA-splicing factor ATP-dependent RNA helicase DEAH1 isoform X2 translates to MRERDAVHTRKLMERQLSKEEQEELTRRSQALDKNDTSDLRNFSRQAYLQKRRDKKIDEIRDEILDHEYIFQDVKLTPAEENDFRYKKKIYDLVKEHVESADDVAEYKMPEAYDMGEGVNQEKRFSVAMQRYKDPEGKDKMNPFAEQEAWEEHQIGKSKLEFGSKDRKRSSNEYQFVFDDQIDFVKSSVIEGTQFEDDSDQETIDAKDILKRELQDERKTLPIYKFRDELLKAVDEYQVIVIVGETGSGKTTQIPQYLHEAGYTARGKVACTQPRRVAAMSVAARVSQEMGVKLGHEVGYSIRFEDCTSEKTMIKYMTDGMLLREFLGEPDLAGYSVVMVDEAHERTLSTDILFGLVKDIARFRPDLKLLISSATLDAEKFSDYFDSAPIFKIPGRRYPVEVHYTKAPEADYIDAAIVTILQIHVTQPPGDILVFLTGQEEIETVDEILKHKTRGLGTKIPELNICPIYANLPTELQAKIFEITPEGSRKVVLATNIAETSLTIDGIKYVIDPGFCKIKSYNPRTGMESLLINPISKASANQRAGRSGRTGPGKCFRLYTSYNYMHDLEDNTVPEIQRTNLANVVLTLKSLGIHDLVNFDFMDPPPSEALLKALEQLFALSALNSRGELTKTGRRMAEFPLDPMLSKMIVASEKYKCSDEVMSIASMLSIGNSIFYRPKDKQVHADNARLNFHTGNVGDHIALLNVYNSWRETDFSTQWCYENYIQVRSMKRARDIRDQLEGLMERVEIEVCSNASDLDAIKKAITSGFFHHSARLQKNGSYRTVKNPQTVFIHPSSGLAQLLPRWVIYHELVLTTKEYMRQVTELKPEWLVEIAPHYYQLKDVDDAGSKKLPKGQGRAAL, encoded by the exons ATGAGGGAAAGAGATGCAGTACACACTCGAAAG TTGATGGAGCGGCAGTTATCTAAGGAAGAACAAG aggAGCTTACCAGAAGATCACAAGCACTGGATAAGAATGACACTTCAGATCTGAG AAATTTTTCAAGGCAAGCGTACTTGCAAAAGCGAAGGGATAAAAAAATTGATGAGATTCG GGACGAAATTCTCGATCATGAATACATTTTTCAGGACGTGAAACTGACCCCAGCAGAAGAAAATGACTTCAG ATACAAGAAGAAGATTTATGATCTTGTTAAGGAGCATGTTGAGAGTGCAGATGATGTTGCTGAG TACAAAATGCCTGAAGCTTATGACATGGGTGAAGGTGTTAATCAAGAAAAGAGATTCTCGGTAGCAATGCAGCGATACAA AGATCCTGAGGGCAAAGATAAAATGAATCCTTTTGCTGAACAGGAAGCATGGGAAGAACATCAAATAG GAAAGTCTAAACTGGAATTTGGATCGAAAGACAGGAAGCGGTCTTCTAATGAATACCA GTTTGTATTTGATGATCAAATTGATTTTGTTAAATCATCGGTCATAGAAGGAACACAG TTTGAAGATGATTCAGACCAAGAGACCATTGATGCAAAAGATATTCTTAAAAGGGAGCTCCAG GATGAGCGGAAAACCCTTCCAATCTATAAATTCAGAGATGAACTGCTCAAGGCTGTTGATGAATATCAG GTTATTGTCATAGTGGGAGAAACCGGCTCTGGTAAAACGACGCAAATACCTCAATATCTTCATGAAGCTGGATACACAGCAAGAGGAAAG GTTGCTTGTACACAACCTCGTCGAGTGGCAGCTATGAGCGTTGCAGCAAGGGTTTCTCAAGAGATGGGTGTTAAATTGGGACACGAG GTTGGTTACTCCATAAGGTTTGAGGATTGCACCTCAGAGAAAACAATGATTAAATACATGACTGATGGAATGCTTTTGAGGGAGTTTCTTGGAGAACCAGATTTGGCTGGCTATAG TGTTGTCATGGTTGATGAGGCTCATGAGCGCACGCTGTCTACTGATATCTTGTTTGGTCTGGTGAAG GACATTGCTAGGTTTCGCCCAGACCTGAAGTTGCTCATTTCAAGTGCAACCCTTGACGCAGAAAAATTTAGCGACTACTTTGATTCAGCTCCTATTTTCAAGATTCCTGGGAGGCGATACCCTGTTGAAGTACATTATACAAAAGCTCCAGAAGCAGATTACATTGATGCTGCCATTGTCACTATTTTACAGATACATGTGACTCAGCCCCCTGGTGATATCCTAGTGTTCCTTACAGGACAGGAAGAAATTGAAACAGTTGATGAAATCCTGAAACACAAAACAAGGGGTTTAGGCACAAAGATTCCGGAGCTAAATATATGCCCTATTTATGCAAATCTGCCTACTGAACTTCAAGCGAAGATCTTTGAGATAACCCCCGAGGGTTCTCGGAAAGTGGTCCTGGCCACTAATATAGCAGAGACTTCATTAACCATTGATGGTATAAAATATGTTATTGACCCAGGTTTTTGCAAGATCAAGTCATACAACCCTCGTACAGGGATGGAATCCCTGCTTATCAATCCTATCTCAAAGGCATCAGCAAACCAGAGGGCAGGAAGATCTGGACGGACAGGACCAGGAAAATGTTTCCGTCTGTACACAAGTTATAACTACATGCATGATCTTGAGGATAATACTGTTCCAGAGATACAAAGAACCAACCTTGCAAATGTTGTTCTTACACTTAAGAGTCTTGGCATTCATGACTTGGTTAATTTTGATTTTATGGACCCACCTCCTTCAGAGGCCTTATTGAAGGCCCTGGAACAACTTTTTGCTCTCAGTGCACTCAACAGTCGTGGAGAGTTGACCAAGACTGGAAGACGAATGGCAGAGTTTCCACTAGATCCTATGCTGTCAAAGATGATAGTAGCTTCAGAGAAATATAAGTGTTCTGATGAGGTCATGTCCATTGCATCAATGTTGTCGATCGGAAATTCTATATTCTACCGTCCGAAGGACAAACAGGTTCATGCAGATAATGCAAGATTGAACTTCCACACTGGGAACGTCGGGGACCACATAGCATTACTCAAT GTCTATAACTCATGGAGAGAAACAGACTTCTCGACTCAATGGTGTTATGAAAATTATATCCAG GTCCGCAGCATGAAGAGAGCAAGAGACATTCGAGATCAACTGGAGGGACTTATGGAGAGAGTTGAGATTGAGGTCTGTTCAAATGCTAGTGACTTGGATGCTATTAAAAAGGCCATAACATCCG GTTTCTTCCACCATTCTGCACGGTTGCAGAAGAATGGTTCATATAGAACTGTCAAGAACCCTCAGACGGTCTTTATCCACCCTAGTTCAGGATTAGCACAG CTACTTCCTCGCTGGGTAATATACCACGAACTAGTTCTCACGACAAAAGAGTACATGCGTCAG GTGACGGAACTGAAGCCCGAATGGCTGGTGGAAATCGCGCCACACTACTACCAACTAAAAGATGTGGACGACG CTGGTTCAAAGAAGCTGCCCAAGGGCCAAGGACGAGCCGCATTGTAG